The Coffea arabica cultivar ET-39 chromosome 8e, Coffea Arabica ET-39 HiFi, whole genome shotgun sequence genome window below encodes:
- the LOC113703485 gene encoding DDT domain-containing protein DDR4, whose product MRVTRQRATATAKNLHQLEDDDVVFIKEVEAEASPPPLHSEMEIQRKKLRQRWELASILNFLNVFEPVIKSNLKISAEEIESALIEPNESLAQLHICLLKGILPPSKVQHVSDAWVSILSKKLSVWWPWVAEGDFPLTAGKGEEMNRYKELDPTIRLFILKALCEIRADQDDVVFYINDNIKSGGEVSAFQKEKLGGDGNGTLYWSDGNAVIGHRFYKEVQVFDFKPKAKVKGNKLGITSHWETLATNFEEFREVLNAFSSSKVKLEVAVGKAVKADIMPALEKLQKKKERELKQQQRKERLLNVSRTLAITRSSRRLRPVSYKFEEYDRAIEEAIDVAQNKKTTEQLRCEVKHDVRGRKDQILSIDVSNSGHSRESQSTESDTDSEKHQFTYLGLNANDGSEDVGVDVDKEVINLFEGNNNVDQKNSLNPVFRNLDGWIVHESNASRGCKRHGGNTNMKIPEIVSLTTKNRLRQRPVVNTALESGIVPDSEDEKSPKDMNKRVRICRNASQAAATDIDASGSSKNWDWK is encoded by the exons ATGCGGGTGACTCGGCAGCGAGCGACGGCGACAGCCAAGAATTTGCACCAGCTCGAGGACGACGACGTTGTCTTTATTAAGGAGGTGGAGGCGGAAGCCTCGCCACCGCCACTGCACTCGGAAATGGAGATTCAACGGAAAAAGCTGCGTCAGCGCTGGGAGTTAGCTTCCATCCTCAATTTCCTCAAC GTTTTTGAGCCCGTAATCAAGAGCAATTTGAAGATTTCAGCTGAAGAAATCGAGTCGGCGCTCATCGAACCAAATGAGTCACTTGCTCAGCTTCACATTtgcctcttgaag GGGATACTCCCACCAAGCAAGGTGCAGCATGTTTCTGATGCTTGGGTGTCTATACTTTCTAAGAAGCTTTCAGTGTGGTGGCCATGG GTTGCCGAAGGAGATTTTCCTTTGACTGCTGGGAAGGG AGAAGAGATGAACAGATACAAGGAACTTGATCCTACGATTCGCCTATTCATTCTCAAAGCACTTTGTGAGATTCGAGCTGAT CAAGACGATGTTGTGTTTTATATCAATGACAACATAAAAAGTGGAGGTGAAGTTTCCGCTTTTCAAAAGGAGAAGCTTGGGGGAGATGGAAATGGGACTTTGTACTG GTCTGATGGCAATGCAGTCATTGGTCACAGATTTTACAAGGAAGTTCAAGTGTTTGACTTTAAGCCAAAAGCTAAGGTCAAGGGAAACAAGCTAGGGATAACTTCTCACTGGGAGACACTTGCAACTAATTTTGAGGAATTTCGTGAAGTGTTG AATGCGTTCTCTTCTAGTAAAGTTAAGTTGGAAGTAGCAGTTGGCAAGGCTGTCAAGGCTGATATTATGCCTGCTCTTGAGAAACTTCAGAAG aagaaagaaagggaacTGAAGCAGCAGCAAAGAAAGGAAAGGCTTCTGAATGTTTCACGAACTTTGGCAATAACTCGTTCTAGCCGTAGATTGAGGCCTGTCAGTTATAAATTTG AAGAATATGATAGAGCCATTGAGGAGGCAATAGATGTGGCACA AAACAAGAAGACAACTGAACAGCTAAGGTGTGAAGTGAAGCATGATGTGCGGGGAAGAAAGGATCAAATTCTCTCTATTGATGTTTCAAATTCTGGCCACTCAAGGGAGAGTCAGTCTACTGAGAGTGACACCGACTCTGAGAAGCATCAATTCACTTATCTGGGTCTGAATGCAAATGATGGTTCTGAGGATGTTGGTGTTGATGTCGACAAAGAGGTAATAAATTTGTTCGAGGGAAACAACAATGTtgaccagaaaaacagtttaaACCCTGTGTTCCGTAATTTGGATGGTTGGATAGTCCATGAATCCAATGCTTCACGTGGCTGTAAGAGACATGGTGGGAATACCAACatgaaaattccagaaattgtaAGCTTAACTACAAAGAACCGATTGAGGCAACGACCTGTAGTCAACACTGCTTTGGAGTCTGGTATTGTCCCTGATTCAGAAGATGAAAAGTCGCCAAAAGATATGAACAAGAGAGTAAGAATCTGCAGAAACGCATCACAGGCTGCTGCTACTGACATTGATGCATCAGGCAGCTCAAAGAATTGGGATTGGAAGTAG